The following nucleotide sequence is from Chitinophagales bacterium.
AGTATGTCCAGCAACAAAGGAAACCCCATTCATTATTGCCACACAATAATATTGAACTGCAAAAAAGCATCCGTATCATAATTTGCTCATGTGTAGTATAGATCTAAAAACATTTTCGGGAATACCCAGATCAGTTGCAAAATGTGCCTTTCTGCTATTTGTCGCACTGCTGAAAAAAGGTGTACACCGTTTCATTGAACAACTCAGGATGTTGTTGGCAAACGCCATGCTCGGAATCCGGAAAAATACACAGTTGAGCATGCGGTAATGACTGGTATATTTTTAAGGTATGCTCAGGACGGATTAGATCATGGTCACCTGCCATGACCAAAGCAGGACACGTTATTTTTCCAAGTTCGCGGTAAGCAATATTGGGCTGATTGATCATCATGTTATTCAGTGTTCGTTCCACCCTGGTGATGTCTTTCCTGTTTACTGTGGCAATCATATCATTAATTATGGATGCATCAAACGCTGTTGTATCAGGAACAACATTGGCTCCACTGACGGCAATCGCTTTCACCATTGCCGGGCATTTCAGTGCCATGAGCAGGGCATTGATGCCGCCATCACTCCAGCCCAGCACATAAGCTGAGTCTATATGCAGGAAATCGAGTAATGCGCAAAAATCATCAGCCATCATATCGTAGGAAAGTGTATCGTCTGCACCGCCCGACTTGCCCTGTAACCGGCTGTCAACTGCGATAACACGATAATATTTTTCAAAGAATGGAATCTGCGCGCTGAATGCATCTATTGCACCGCCATTGCCATGCAGCATCAGGAGTGGCATGCCACTGCCGTAGGTCTCATAGTACAGTTGAATGCCATGGATGTTCGCATAGTGCCCTGCGGATTTATTATTGCCATAAGCAACAGCAGTTTCATTGCGGCTATTTGCCTGCGCAATGCAGATAACCGGTGTGAAAAAGGCAAGCAGCGGTAACATTGAAATTAAGGCACAGTTACGGACTTTCGTTCTGTAACGGCAAAAGACACGGAGCAGCATACTGTTCTTCATTGCGGACTTCTCATTATCACTGCGAAGAAATTCTTCAGGTGCAACGTCAGTGTTTCCTGAATTGGTCGCATTAACTCAGCTATCAAAGAAAATCAATTTTACGGGAAGCTGTCACAAAATGGGCAATCAATGCAGTCATACCGGATTTATTTAGGCATCTGTCAATGAACAGAAGATATCCTGGCCCCTATTAATCAGGACAGGGAGACTCCGGGTATTTTGAGATAGCTTCTTAGTAAAGTAAGAACATTGCTATCCACACCGGCAATAACGTATTGCACTGATTTGACGGAGGTGAAGTGCTATGCCTTGCATATATGCGCATCTTGATGGATTAAATGCAGCGCAGGTTCCGTTCTTGTTGCAATCGTAAATCAATGGTTATCGCTTTTCCATTGTACAAATACCTCGTCATCACTGAAGCCGTTGTGCTGCACAAATTTGCTGAACTGCTGCCTGTTAACGGAAAATGTATAAGGCGCGATCGTATCTTGCTCGGATGATGTCATTTCCTGCAGCTCATCAAGTGCCGCCTTTGAAGCAATACTGCTGATGATCAGTTTCCCTCCCGACAGCTTAATTTTCCTTACCTCCCAGCTGTCACCATTGTAACGGCTGTTGATGAAATAATAACCTTTCCATTTACGGACAACATTGTCGGCGTCCAGCAAAATTAATGTGTCGGTATAGCGAAGGTGATTTATAATACTGTCGCCATCAAATAATATGATGTTTTTCTCTTTGGTCTTCACGTTGATAAGCGTGTCGCCAATAAGTATTTCATTACTGTCGAGCTTATTGCGATGCGTCTTATAATACACATCGTACTGGCGCTGCAT
It contains:
- a CDS encoding alpha/beta hydrolase, which codes for MLPLLAFFTPVICIAQANSRNETAVAYGNNKSAGHYANIHGIQLYYETYGSGMPLLMLHGNGGAIDAFSAQIPFFEKYYRVIAVDSRLQGKSGGADDTLSYDMMADDFCALLDFLHIDSAYVLGWSDGGINALLMALKCPAMVKAIAVSGANVVPDTTAFDASIINDMIATVNRKDITRVERTLNNMMINQPNIAYRELGKITCPALVMAGDHDLIRPEHTLKIYQSLPHAQLCIFPDSEHGVCQQHPELFNETVYTFFQQCDK